From Perognathus longimembris pacificus isolate PPM17 chromosome 4, ASM2315922v1, whole genome shotgun sequence, one genomic window encodes:
- the Alpi gene encoding LOW QUALITY PROTEIN: intestinal-type alkaline phosphatase (The sequence of the model RefSeq protein was modified relative to this genomic sequence to represent the inferred CDS: deleted 1 base in 1 codon): MQPVWVLLLLALRLQLSLGVIPVAEENPAFWNRKAAEALNAAKKLQPIQTSAKNLIIFLGDGMGVPTVTATRILKGQMGGHLGPETPLAMDRLPYMALSKTYSVDRQVPDSASTGTAYLCGVKANYKTIGLSAAARFDQCSTTFGNEVTSVMHRAKKAGKSVGVVTTTRVQHASPAGTYAHTVNRNWYSDADMPASALREGCRDIATQLVSNTDINVILGGGRKYMFPEGTPDVEYPHSANDSGIRLDRRNLVKEWLDKNPGAQYVWNRTELIKASQNPSVTYLMGLFEPMDTKFEVERNKAMDPSLEEMTEAALRVLGRNPRGFYLFVEGGRIDRGHHLGTAYLALTEAVMFDSAIEKAALLTDERDTLTLVTADHSHVFSFGGYTLRGTSIFGLAPLQALDGKSYTSILYGNGPGYVLGDRPNVTASESGASNYRQQAAVPVKSETHGGEDVAIFARGPQAHLVHGVQEQNYIAHVMAFAGCLEPYADCGLPPPAGQADTSNPVAASQLLPLLASTLLLLAGAGATP; this comes from the exons ATGCAGCCAGTCTGGGTGCTGCTGCTCCTGGCCCTGAGGCTCCAGCTGTCCCTCGGGGTCATCCCAG TGGCGGAGGAGAATCCAGCCTTCTGGAACCGGAAGGCAGCCGAGGCCCTGAACGCCGCCAAGAAGCTGCAGCCCATTCAGACCTCCGCCAAGAACCTCATCATCTTCCTGGGGGACG GAATGGGGGTGCCCACCGTGACGGCCACCCGCATCCTAAAGGGGCAGATGGGAGGCCACCTGGGCCCTGAGACGCCTCTGGCCATGGACCGCTTGCCCTACATGGCTCTGTCCAAG ACGTACAGCGTGGACAGGCAGGTCCCCGACAGCGCGAGCACGGGCACGGCCTACCTGTGCGGGGTCAAGGCCAACTACAAGACCATCGGGCTGAGCGCCGCGGCGCGCTTCGACCAGTGCAGCACCACGTTCGGCAACGAGGTCACCTCGGTGATGCACCGCGCCAAGAAAGCAg GGAAGTCCGTG GGGGTGGTGACGACCACGCGGGTGCAGCACGCGTCCCCGGCCGGCACGTACGCGCACACGGTGAACCGCAACTGGTACTCGGACGCCGACATGCCCGCCTCGGCGCTGCGGGAGGGCTGCCGGGACATCGCCACCCAGCTCGTCTCCAACACCGACATCAAC GTGATCCTCGGCGGGGGGCGGAAGTACATGTTTCCTGAGGGGACCCCAGACGTCGAGTATCCACACAGCGCTAACGACTCGGGAATCCGGCTGGACCGGCGGAACTTGGTGAAGGAGTGGCTGGACAAGAACCCG GGGGCCCAGTACGTGTGGAACCGCACGGAGCTCATCAAGGCATCGCAGAACCCATCCGTGACGTACCTCATGG GCCTCTTTGAACCAATGGACACGAAATTCGAGGTGGAGAGAAACAAAGCGATGGACCCGAGCCTGGAGGAGATGACGGAGGCGGCGCTGCGCGTGCTGGGCCGCAACCCCCGGGGCTTCTACCTCTTCGTGGAGG GGGGCCGCATCGACCGTGGCCACCACCTGGGCACCGCGTACCTGGCGCTGACCGAGGCCGTCATGTTCGACTCCGCCATCGAGAAGGCGGCGCTGCTCACGGACGAGCGGGACACGCTGACCCTCGTCACCGCCGACCACTCCCACGTCTTCTCCTTCGGGGGCTACACCCTGCGGGGCACCTCCATCTTCG GGCTGGCCCCGCTCCAGGCCCTGGACGGCAAGTCCTACACGTCCATCCTCTACGGCAACGGCCCCGGCTACGTGCTCGGGGACAGGCCCAACGTGACCGCGAGCGAGAGCG gcgcgTCCAACTACCGGCAGCAGGCGGCCGTGCCCGTGAAGTCGGAGACGCACGGCGGGGAGGACGTGGCCATCTTCGCGCGCGGCCCGCAGGCGCACCTGGTGCACGGCGTCCAGGAGCAGAACTACATCGCGCACGTCATGGCCTTCGCCGGCTGCCTGGAGCCCTACGCCGACTGCGGCCTGCCGCCCCCCGCCGGGCAGGCCGACACCTCCAATCCCG TGGCTGCCTCgcagctgctgccgctgctggccTCCacgctgctgctgctggccgGGGCGGGCGCCACGCCCTGA